A window of Candidatus Dojkabacteria bacterium contains these coding sequences:
- a CDS encoding DUF1704 domain-containing protein, protein MTIFAKKGKSEIKLKELTELLQEFRAPTSLVFTPTNLKEERKRFFESSSYNPLFTYTVVKNKNADILAKLSSVKVVTDVDPRISEFYLELIDSKHQLNELLHSVGQNFRFTRLSQERFGMPGDILFRNATRVLRGKVKNYKLMDEGSKKVERKLRYEEIAETMAIVLEELGLSDWKAGKSKNIDKNGVKVGIKKKEILMDPEIEKSAVDLRKTIVHEFTHIARAYNGEQTKVPALANSNLPSYLEAEEGLATYNEEMVGVLKKKDLVGRAVKVWAIRVGEQMSFRELYNATQAFAPRIEAFHIVYRVKRGLGDTNMPGIYSRDYNYFKGFRRVRNKVEKDPTIYEKLYAGKIGFSQIKWVDEGLIPKPKLVYSKKMFDDAFKVAGL, encoded by the coding sequence ATGACGATATTCGCCAAAAAAGGAAAGAGCGAAATTAAGCTCAAGGAACTAACAGAGCTGCTGCAAGAATTCCGCGCCCCTACATCCCTAGTGTTCACCCCAACCAACCTAAAAGAAGAGCGCAAGAGATTCTTTGAGTCCAGCAGCTACAACCCGCTTTTCACTTATACAGTTGTAAAAAATAAAAATGCCGACATCTTAGCAAAGCTGAGTAGTGTAAAAGTTGTCACCGATGTAGATCCTCGAATTTCAGAATTCTACCTAGAACTGATCGATTCGAAGCACCAGCTCAATGAGCTTCTACATTCAGTCGGCCAGAATTTTAGATTCACAAGACTCTCGCAGGAGAGATTTGGAATGCCTGGCGATATCCTTTTTAGGAATGCCACAAGAGTGCTACGGGGCAAGGTGAAAAATTACAAACTGATGGATGAGGGGAGTAAGAAAGTTGAGAGAAAGCTGAGGTACGAAGAGATTGCAGAAACTATGGCAATCGTCCTTGAGGAGCTTGGACTGAGTGATTGGAAAGCAGGCAAGTCAAAGAACATCGACAAGAACGGGGTGAAGGTTGGTATCAAGAAGAAGGAGATATTGATGGATCCAGAGATTGAGAAGAGTGCCGTAGATCTACGGAAGACAATTGTGCATGAATTCACGCATATAGCCAGGGCCTATAATGGAGAGCAGACTAAAGTGCCTGCCTTGGCAAATTCAAACCTCCCTTCATATCTTGAGGCAGAGGAGGGATTAGCTACATATAATGAGGAGATGGTTGGCGTATTGAAGAAGAAAGATCTGGTAGGCCGAGCAGTCAAGGTGTGGGCTATCCGGGTTGGTGAGCAGATGTCGTTCCGTGAGCTTTATAATGCTACACAGGCTTTTGCTCCTAGGATCGAGGCATTCCACATCGTATATCGAGTCAAGCGTGGGCTAGGGGATACAAATATGCCGGGTATATACTCGCGGGACTATAACTACTTTAAAGGCTTTAGAAGGGTCAGGAATAAAGTAGAGAAGGATCCTACAATCTATGAGAAGCTATATGCTGGCAAGATCGGATTTAGCCAGATAAAGTGGGTGGATGAAGGGCTCATCCCTAAGCCAAAGCTTGTTTACAGCAAGAAGATGTTTGATGATGCTTTCAAGGTAGCAGGGCTATAA
- the uppS gene encoding polyprenyl diphosphate synthase, translated as MSKTSSKKQTKKKLFTGENGKKIQFGARKIEGGPRHVAIICDGNRRWAEERGLTAFEGHKAGAENVLMLAERGIELGIEDVTLWGWSTENWQRGKDEVKFIMQLFIQVSRRFKRKFLDNNVKFRHIGRKDRLPKKLLDIFHDLEERTKNNTATTFSIALDYGSQDEIVRAVKQIVEKGIPADEIDTDLISSHLDTAGLIYPDMIIRTGGEQRLSGFLLWQSAYAELFFVDEKFPELTPDRFEELVLEYATRKRSFGGNLKEVSYLGKS; from the coding sequence ATGAGCAAGACAAGTAGCAAGAAACAAACCAAAAAGAAGCTGTTTACTGGCGAAAATGGGAAGAAAATACAGTTTGGCGCTCGGAAGATTGAAGGAGGTCCAAGGCACGTTGCAATTATTTGCGATGGAAACAGGCGATGGGCCGAGGAACGCGGCCTGACAGCCTTTGAGGGCCATAAGGCAGGGGCAGAGAACGTCCTGATGCTAGCCGAGCGAGGTATTGAGCTTGGTATAGAGGATGTCACCCTGTGGGGGTGGTCAACCGAGAACTGGCAGCGCGGCAAGGATGAGGTGAAGTTCATTATGCAGCTGTTCATCCAGGTCTCGAGACGATTTAAGCGCAAATTCTTAGATAACAATGTGAAGTTTAGGCATATTGGTAGGAAAGATCGACTGCCTAAGAAGTTGCTTGATATATTTCATGACCTAGAGGAAAGAACAAAGAACAATACTGCGACTACTTTTTCAATCGCGCTCGACTACGGGTCACAAGATGAGATCGTCCGGGCTGTGAAACAGATAGTGGAAAAGGGTATCCCAGCCGATGAAATCGACACCGACCTTATTTCCTCACATCTGGACACAGCCGGACTCATTTACCCGGATATGATTATACGAACTGGTGGGGAGCAAAGGCTGAGTGGATTCCTCCTATGGCAGAGTGCGTATGCAGAACTGTTCTTCGTCGATGAAAAATTCCCCGAGCTTACTCCTGATCGATTTGAGGAGCTTGTCTTGGAGTATGCGACTCGGAAGAGGAGCTTCGGAGGCAACCTGAAAGAGGTTAGCTACCTAGGCAAGAGCTAG
- a CDS encoding sugar-transfer associated ATP-grasp domain-containing protein: MIATAIFGQKEKEVLGINRRNQNYIRAFNPPSARGKADNKLTTKKILNQVGIKTPELYKVIRSKQQLKFFDWNSLPKSYVIKPNRGSQGSGIIVFYGQKKNSLEWIRPSGQTMDPHEISLHMEKILDGRLSMGNRKDIVIIEDRIRTHSELKRYSYKGVPDIRLIVFNRVPIMAMVRLPTRRSDGKANLHAGAICAGIDIASGVTTNAMHLRKQPLIEDTYEDLEFTLDQNPPLPLRGIKIPFWEEILQIAVKCQEVSGLGYLGVDIVIDQEHGPMVLELNARPGLGIQTANKTGLRARLERVAGLQIKSNKHGIRVAKSLFGGEVEEEIEVISGKRVVNLVEKVNVYHSEHADKKELVSAMLDTGITTSRIDEGLASRLGFTDALKSFSEHKPPREFGSFTEAQQYIDAHEEEITSHPQILRLAKISEDGKINVKPVISLEIKVAGERRAMDFVVSTQSDMLYPVLIGRAELKSYLIDASKTFTR, translated from the coding sequence ATGATAGCCACAGCCATTTTTGGGCAGAAAGAAAAAGAGGTGTTGGGGATCAACAGGCGCAACCAGAACTATATCCGTGCCTTCAATCCCCCATCAGCTCGTGGTAAGGCCGACAACAAGCTCACGACCAAGAAGATTCTCAATCAGGTTGGCATCAAGACACCTGAACTGTACAAAGTAATCCGCAGCAAGCAGCAGCTCAAATTCTTCGACTGGAACTCATTGCCCAAGAGCTACGTCATCAAGCCAAACCGCGGCTCTCAAGGAAGCGGCATCATAGTCTTCTACGGCCAGAAGAAGAATAGCCTCGAATGGATCCGACCGAGCGGCCAGACCATGGATCCACACGAGATCTCCCTGCACATGGAGAAGATTCTGGACGGCCGTCTATCTATGGGTAACCGCAAAGATATTGTGATAATAGAGGATAGAATTCGAACCCATAGTGAATTGAAGCGCTACTCATACAAGGGTGTTCCCGACATTCGCCTCATCGTCTTCAACAGAGTGCCTATCATGGCCATGGTACGCCTGCCCACCCGTCGCTCCGACGGTAAAGCCAACCTACACGCTGGTGCGATCTGTGCTGGTATCGACATAGCATCAGGCGTCACTACAAATGCAATGCACCTTCGCAAGCAGCCGCTGATTGAGGACACATATGAAGACCTCGAATTTACCCTAGACCAGAATCCTCCCCTACCCCTGAGAGGTATCAAGATCCCATTTTGGGAAGAGATCCTACAGATAGCAGTAAAATGCCAAGAGGTTAGCGGCCTAGGCTATCTAGGCGTCGACATCGTAATCGACCAAGAGCATGGCCCAATGGTGCTTGAGCTGAACGCACGTCCCGGGCTAGGCATCCAGACAGCAAACAAGACAGGTCTACGGGCTCGATTAGAGCGAGTCGCTGGGCTGCAAATCAAGAGCAATAAGCATGGAATCCGCGTGGCTAAGAGCCTATTCGGTGGTGAGGTCGAGGAAGAGATCGAGGTGATCAGCGGTAAGCGGGTAGTCAATCTTGTAGAGAAGGTAAATGTATACCACTCCGAGCATGCAGACAAGAAGGAGCTGGTGAGTGCAATGTTGGACACAGGAATTACTACATCTCGAATCGACGAGGGGCTCGCCTCTCGGCTTGGTTTCACAGACGCTCTGAAAAGCTTTTCCGAGCATAAACCACCCCGTGAGTTCGGTAGTTTCACAGAAGCCCAACAGTACATAGATGCCCATGAGGAAGAGATTACCTCACACCCACAGATTTTACGTCTCGCTAAGATATCAGAAGATGGCAAAATCAATGTAAAGCCTGTTATTAGCCTTGAAATCAAGGTCGCAGGTGAAAGACGCGCGATGGACTTTGTTGTAAGCACTCAAAGTGATATGCTCTATCCAGTGCTGATCGGTCGCGCAGAGCTGAAGAGCTACCTGATAGACGCCAGCAAGACCTTCACACGCTAA
- a CDS encoding rod shape-determining protein has product MIGGKKLGIDLGTANSIVFLEGKGVVLTEPTVVALDVNNMSVLAVGMEAKEMIGKTPDDIVARRPMRSGVIADSRVTEALLKYFFNKALGGPSRFFKPDVMISVPAGITSVEKRAVLKAATAAGARKIYLVPEPLLAAIGAGLPIETSTGSMIVNMGGGTSEIAVISLRGIVEYSSLRVAGDALNDAIVSYLRKRHGLLVGEQTAEMIKIKIGSAMKVENPQSMEIRGRDAAGGMPRSMEINSNEVAEALRVPLAQIIQAIKSVLEKTPPELSADIIDRGMAMSGGTAMLRNLDKLFTKATGVPAYVADEPMYCVAKGTGAALELLAAGVTSIAKE; this is encoded by the coding sequence ATGATAGGAGGAAAGAAGCTAGGCATCGACCTAGGAACAGCCAATTCAATAGTATTTCTCGAGGGCAAGGGTGTGGTGCTAACAGAGCCCACAGTTGTCGCCCTTGATGTAAACAATATGTCGGTCCTAGCCGTAGGGATGGAGGCAAAGGAGATGATCGGCAAGACTCCCGATGACATCGTAGCTCGCAGGCCAATGCGAAGCGGTGTTATTGCAGACTCACGCGTGACCGAAGCTCTGCTTAAGTATTTCTTCAACAAAGCACTTGGAGGTCCTTCTCGATTTTTCAAACCGGATGTGATGATTAGCGTGCCTGCCGGAATCACCTCTGTAGAGAAGCGTGCTGTGCTCAAGGCGGCTACGGCTGCTGGAGCCCGTAAGATCTATCTGGTGCCCGAGCCGTTGCTCGCAGCGATTGGCGCCGGCTTGCCAATTGAGACCTCGACCGGAAGCATGATCGTAAATATGGGTGGTGGTACCTCTGAAATTGCCGTGATCTCGCTCCGTGGAATTGTAGAGTACTCATCCTTGCGTGTCGCAGGAGATGCGCTTAATGATGCTATTGTGTCATACCTGCGTAAGCGACATGGGTTGCTGGTTGGTGAGCAAACAGCCGAGATGATCAAGATTAAGATTGGCTCAGCGATGAAGGTGGAGAATCCACAATCGATGGAGATTCGTGGTCGTGATGCAGCAGGCGGAATGCCTCGCTCGATGGAGATAAATTCGAATGAGGTCGCAGAGGCTTTGCGAGTGCCGCTGGCGCAAATTATTCAGGCTATCAAGTCTGTGTTAGAAAAGACACCGCCTGAACTATCGGCCGATATTATTGATCGTGGCATGGCGATGAGTGGGGGTACAGCAATGCTTCGGAATCTGGACAAGCTATTCACGAAGGCGACCGGCGTGCCTGCATACGTTGCTGATGAGCCGATGTACTGTGTGGCAAAGGGTACTGGTGCAGCCTTGGAGCTGCTCGCAGCAGGCGTGACTAGCATCGCGAAAGAATAA
- a CDS encoding glycine--tRNA ligase, whose amino-acid sequence MEKEKSMTIETLAAFAKRRGFVFQSSEIYGGFAAVYDYAHYGALMRENIKQAWVKEMIRRDDVKLLDSAVFMHPTTWKASGHVDSFADPEIDCKSCKNRFKADHLLEPLGYTDVDRMEISEANKIVEQVKAEGKLKCPVCGGKDLTDIKRFDLLVKSNLGSPTSELSEENVVYLRGETCQGIYLNYKNYLQNMRVKVPFGIAQVGKAFRNEVVARQYTFRMREFEQCEMQYFVHPTDEQPKYDYWKKERMRWWKEELGVPAEMLRFKDHEKLAHYAKAACDVEYDFNVLGKFAEVEGIHQRGDWDLSQHQKFSGENLEYFDQDKNEKYIPHIVETSGGLDRMFLAVLDSGYTEETLEDGSERVVLKVKPSLAPIKVAVFPLIKKPELTKLAKDIYQYLLSQHMVEYDETGSIGKRYRRQDEIGTPFCITVDFESLEDNMVTLRNRDTLEQERIKIDDMPQIINSRLYPEKA is encoded by the coding sequence ATGGAAAAAGAGAAAAGCATGACAATAGAGACGCTTGCGGCATTTGCAAAAAGGCGCGGCTTCGTATTTCAATCATCAGAGATCTATGGTGGATTTGCCGCTGTATACGACTACGCACATTACGGTGCGCTTATGCGCGAGAATATCAAGCAGGCGTGGGTCAAAGAGATGATCCGCCGAGATGATGTGAAGCTTCTCGATTCAGCAGTATTTATGCACCCAACCACCTGGAAGGCCAGCGGACATGTTGATTCATTCGCCGATCCTGAGATCGATTGCAAAAGCTGTAAGAACCGATTTAAAGCCGACCACCTCTTGGAGCCACTTGGATATACCGATGTCGACCGCATGGAGATTTCAGAAGCAAACAAGATCGTAGAGCAGGTCAAAGCAGAAGGGAAATTGAAGTGTCCAGTATGCGGAGGCAAAGATCTCACAGATATTAAGCGATTTGACCTGCTGGTTAAATCAAACTTAGGCTCCCCTACTTCAGAGCTTTCAGAAGAGAATGTTGTCTACCTACGAGGTGAGACCTGCCAAGGTATCTATCTCAACTATAAGAATTACCTGCAGAATATGCGGGTGAAGGTTCCGTTTGGTATAGCTCAGGTTGGTAAAGCTTTCCGAAACGAGGTGGTCGCACGACAGTACACTTTCCGTATGCGCGAATTTGAACAGTGCGAGATGCAATATTTCGTTCACCCAACTGACGAGCAGCCGAAATATGACTATTGGAAAAAGGAGCGAATGAGGTGGTGGAAAGAGGAGTTGGGCGTGCCTGCAGAGATGCTTAGATTTAAAGATCACGAAAAGCTTGCCCACTACGCGAAAGCAGCATGTGATGTAGAGTACGACTTCAATGTACTTGGGAAATTTGCCGAGGTTGAGGGTATCCATCAGCGAGGTGATTGGGATCTCTCACAGCATCAGAAATTCTCAGGCGAGAATCTCGAGTATTTCGACCAGGATAAGAACGAAAAGTATATCCCACACATAGTAGAGACTTCGGGTGGACTCGACCGAATGTTCCTTGCCGTACTCGATAGCGGCTATACAGAAGAGACGCTTGAAGATGGTAGCGAAAGAGTTGTGTTGAAGGTGAAGCCATCATTGGCACCAATAAAGGTGGCAGTATTCCCACTTATCAAGAAGCCCGAGCTCACAAAATTGGCTAAAGATATCTATCAATACTTGCTTTCACAGCACATGGTCGAATATGATGAAACAGGATCAATCGGTAAGCGATATAGAAGACAGGATGAGATCGGTACACCTTTCTGCATCACTGTCGACTTCGAATCACTCGAGGACAACATGGTGACATTGCGCAACAGAGATACGCTAGAGCAGGAAAGGATCAAGATCGACGATATGCCACAGATTATTAACTCAAGGTTGTATCCGGAGAAGGCTTAA
- a CDS encoding PEGA domain-containing protein — translation MKKQFRTKILPVITSIFGALIIISGTLIVFLYANGYRFNREEGTLDKTGVISISASPYRSEIYLDGKPIGRTPKTVSSLKAGVHTVRITNDGFHDWYKEVDVKVEKSTPISAILLRSELKAEEVFKVDDEIVNVSHDQLYNYVFITTKKELTTSPTPTAPLAQDQALYKIWRYNINPNFWELAQNPVLIYEEEIAAVEEFELLVSPNGQKALLTLTTPVAGPEEQTKAYSLLNTGSKNDTPTPLNLEAFTEGYEIEWAMDSQFLMLQSDTELVTLNTRDETKYIIRRDNLPAAWSTNTDGHLYLIDEVSEAAEDEQVQQSKFQIARSSMEGNDSTVFIDDIFTLPESEILVEQFQDPVTKSELQTPFEVSEVGDKLAGDITGILEMEDFPGFVIFTTLSTYFYDPEDNRYTLMLPEAATVVGSDSGNTELGLYGTTVTAVYTYDKEEADHTVEIGTLVLTHHSEGSKNEQFRWVPSTDYLSTLVDSSLYVIDDEGDNYLKILDDKAALDFYMINRSGEYLYTFAPESDSEGESGSYSLVRYELR, via the coding sequence ATGAAAAAGCAATTCAGAACGAAAATCCTTCCGGTCATTACAAGCATATTCGGAGCGCTAATAATTATATCGGGTACTCTTATTGTCTTCCTCTACGCTAACGGCTATAGATTTAATAGAGAGGAAGGGACACTAGACAAGACTGGTGTCATAAGTATAAGTGCAAGCCCATATAGAAGTGAGATCTATCTCGATGGCAAACCAATCGGTAGGACCCCGAAGACGGTCTCCTCCCTTAAAGCAGGTGTCCACACAGTGAGGATTACCAATGATGGGTTCCATGATTGGTACAAAGAGGTTGATGTAAAAGTTGAAAAGTCTACACCTATCAGTGCCATTCTTTTGAGGTCTGAGCTCAAAGCAGAAGAGGTATTTAAGGTCGACGATGAGATAGTAAATGTGAGCCATGACCAGCTGTACAACTATGTCTTCATCACCACCAAGAAAGAGCTGACCACCTCACCCACACCAACAGCTCCATTGGCTCAAGATCAGGCACTCTATAAAATATGGCGGTACAACATAAATCCTAATTTTTGGGAGCTAGCCCAGAACCCAGTGCTCATCTACGAAGAGGAGATAGCAGCAGTAGAGGAATTTGAATTGCTCGTATCACCAAACGGCCAGAAGGCGCTCCTGACGCTAACCACACCTGTCGCCGGCCCAGAAGAGCAAACCAAAGCCTACTCACTGCTCAACACTGGCAGCAAGAATGATACCCCGACCCCATTAAATCTCGAGGCCTTTACGGAGGGCTACGAGATCGAATGGGCAATGGACAGTCAGTTCCTTATGCTTCAATCTGACACCGAGCTGGTCACCCTTAACACCAGAGACGAGACCAAGTACATCATCCGCAGAGACAATCTACCAGCCGCATGGAGCACCAACACCGACGGCCATCTATACCTAATTGATGAGGTTAGCGAGGCAGCTGAGGACGAGCAGGTTCAGCAATCGAAATTTCAGATCGCAAGATCAAGCATGGAAGGAAATGACAGCACTGTCTTTATCGATGATATTTTCACTCTGCCTGAGTCGGAGATATTGGTAGAGCAGTTCCAGGATCCTGTCACCAAGAGTGAGCTACAGACACCATTTGAGGTTAGTGAAGTTGGAGATAAATTGGCAGGAGATATTACTGGGATCTTAGAGATGGAGGATTTCCCTGGCTTTGTTATATTCACCACTCTTTCGACCTATTTCTATGACCCTGAGGATAACAGGTACACGCTCATGCTACCGGAAGCTGCTACAGTTGTCGGCTCAGACAGTGGCAACACCGAGCTAGGACTTTATGGGACTACCGTTACAGCAGTCTATACATATGATAAGGAGGAAGCGGACCATACGGTAGAGATCGGCACACTGGTGCTAACTCACCATTCTGAGGGATCAAAGAATGAGCAATTCAGATGGGTCCCTTCGACAGATTATCTTTCAACATTGGTCGACAGTAGCCTCTATGTGATCGATGATGAGGGTGATAATTATCTAAAGATTCTTGATGATAAGGCAGCTCTAGATTTCTACATGATAAACAGATCAGGCGAATACTTATATACATTCGCTCCTGAATCTGACAGCGAGGGCGAATCAGGCAGCTACAGCCTAGTACGTTACGAGCTAAGATAA
- a CDS encoding 7TM domain-containing protein: MMDFTQWVTDIGMTEQMLLMLLYIPVIVTLINFTRYVVGFKTLGIYAPMVLAYAYIFTGIRFGLLITAAVIAGTLITYSIFKKVRMHYISRISVNYILVTFFIIFVIAFNEISPFPITTENHNVATIPPLGVILIVTLSDFFIKQYVKKDLGSSLRAVAETVVIGIAGWALLRLPFLQVFILDNLWLQPILLGVNIALGKYTGVRFKELFRFQRVIKDE; encoded by the coding sequence ATGATGGATTTCACACAGTGGGTTACAGACATTGGAATGACAGAGCAGATGCTACTTATGCTGCTCTATATTCCTGTGATCGTCACTCTTATTAACTTCACCAGGTATGTGGTTGGATTTAAGACTTTGGGAATCTATGCCCCAATGGTTCTAGCATATGCCTATATCTTCACCGGGATACGTTTCGGTTTACTTATCACCGCTGCGGTAATCGCTGGAACTCTCATCACCTACTCTATCTTCAAGAAGGTGAGAATGCACTATATCTCCAGAATCTCTGTCAACTATATATTGGTAACCTTTTTCATTATCTTCGTGATTGCTTTTAATGAAATTTCGCCATTCCCCATCACTACTGAGAACCATAACGTTGCTACAATTCCACCACTTGGTGTGATCTTGATCGTAACTCTTTCTGACTTCTTCATTAAACAGTATGTTAAGAAGGACCTGGGTAGCTCACTTAGAGCTGTGGCCGAGACTGTAGTCATCGGTATTGCTGGCTGGGCACTCCTAAGACTCCCATTTCTACAGGTATTTATCCTAGATAACCTATGGCTGCAGCCGATCCTCTTAGGGGTAAATATTGCACTTGGTAAATATACAGGGGTAAGATTTAAAGAGCTCTTCAGATTTCAACGGGTTATTAAAGACGAGTAA
- the trpS gene encoding tryptophan--tRNA ligase, translating to MEKKKRLLTGDRASGNSYVIGAYIGTLKNRIARQDEYDTFIFSADYHTLTTHYNQADIIHQNAIDLIKTQISLGMDPEKVTFYRQSRLAQTFRLHLILSMLTPMVELERQPALKEKLQGGHDLTYGLLGYPVLMASDILIVDSDVVPVGKDQEAHIEITRDLANKFNKTYGKALKVPAGLIGEILVGLDGQGKAGKSTGGIFFSDSPEDVRKKVMGMYTDPNRIRATDPGRVEGNPVFIYHDYFNEDKDEINDLKERYVKGTVGDVEVKEKLYAAIEKMLQPVREKRAEVDKLGDKYIVELLEEGEKSANKVADDVIGRVMDAMKI from the coding sequence ATGGAAAAAAAGAAAAGGCTACTGACAGGGGATAGGGCATCTGGAAATTCATATGTAATCGGTGCTTATATTGGCACGCTCAAAAACAGAATCGCAAGGCAAGATGAGTACGATACCTTTATCTTCTCTGCAGACTATCATACCTTGACTACTCATTATAATCAGGCCGATATAATTCATCAAAACGCGATCGATTTGATAAAGACGCAGATCAGCCTCGGAATGGACCCGGAGAAAGTTACGTTCTACAGGCAGTCTAGGTTGGCTCAGACATTTAGATTGCATCTAATTCTCTCTATGCTGACTCCAATGGTTGAGCTCGAGAGGCAGCCTGCACTGAAGGAGAAGCTGCAGGGTGGGCATGACCTAACATATGGTCTTTTGGGATATCCAGTTCTGATGGCATCCGATATATTGATTGTAGATTCCGACGTAGTCCCAGTTGGTAAGGATCAGGAGGCGCATATTGAGATCACACGCGACTTGGCGAACAAATTTAATAAGACTTATGGAAAGGCTTTGAAAGTTCCTGCAGGTTTGATAGGGGAGATACTGGTAGGACTGGATGGACAAGGGAAGGCAGGGAAATCGACGGGTGGAATCTTCTTTAGTGACTCGCCAGAAGATGTGCGTAAGAAAGTAATGGGCATGTATACAGATCCTAACCGAATCCGTGCTACCGACCCTGGTCGCGTAGAGGGTAATCCTGTGTTCATCTATCATGACTACTTTAATGAAGATAAAGATGAAATTAACGATCTGAAAGAAAGATATGTTAAGGGAACTGTAGGCGATGTAGAGGTGAAGGAGAAACTATACGCAGCAATTGAGAAGATGCTTCAGCCTGTACGAGAGAAGAGGGCTGAGGTAGATAAGCTTGGAGACAAGTATATAGTTGAGCTATTAGAGGAGGGTGAGAAAAGTGCAAATAAGGTTGCAGATGATGTTATAGGACGAGTGATGGATGCAATGAAGATCTAA